The following are encoded together in the Lactuca sativa cultivar Salinas chromosome 1, Lsat_Salinas_v11, whole genome shotgun sequence genome:
- the LOC111885975 gene encoding uncharacterized protein LOC111885975 isoform X1, with the protein MKNHCTRFEKTFHFVEEQLSSPFNAQMLEFCESDLFQETMQNSEVASSSNCCYEEQSSNPPDIINAATTAATTTANFPLMFEEEIMENDISTPIDLANASHFTNHRYPFSNQDQFDLDLLQNQIPTIIDENNEANARIFSYTNTVLNDQVGPTIGQTQSLSTVCEESGLNSVSPLKFMRLNDCLSRNYSFIDPSINSLECSGIFKGNLFLGNDMPRHELEFHGDNGGIFGCDPPLHAYNSNELQALSNESQHLVKGSVSSTTPLVSDITSLESETFRVATKLTTEERKEKIHRYLKKRKERNFKKKIKYACRKTLADSRPRVRGRFAKNDEFGENNKSNSNDTDENGRSFDQLVVKDEEQSLESSDIFPHLSGLNSFKCNYPIQSWI; encoded by the exons ATGAAAAACCATTGTACAAGATTTGagaaaacatttcattttgttgAG GAACAATTATCGAGCCCGTTTAATGCTCAAATGTTAGAGTTTTGTGAATCGGATTTGTTTCAAGAAACCATGCAAAACTCTGAAGTTGCTTCGAGTTCAAATTGTTGTTATGAAGAACAATCCTCCAATCCACCGGATATTATCAATGCCGCCACCAcagccgccaccaccaccgccaaCTTCCCTTTGATGTTTGAAGAAGAAATAATGGAAAATGACATTTCTACCCCTATTGATCTCGCAAACGCTTCCCATTTCACCAACCATCGGTACCCTTTTAGTAATCAAGATCAATTTGATCTAGATTTGCTCCAAAACCAAATTCCTACAATAATAGACGAAAACAATGAAGCAAATGCCCGTATTTTTTCATATACTAATACGGTTTTGAATGATCAAGTGGGGCCCACGATTGGACAAACACAATCATTGTCGACTGTTTGTGAAGAAAGCGGTCTAAACTCCGTGTCACCTTTGAAGTTCATGCGGTTGAATGATTGTTTGTCTCGTAATTATTCGTTCATTGATCCATCTATAAATTCATTAGAATGTTCCGGGATTTTCAAAGGGAATTTGTTTTTAGGAAATGACATGCCACGCCATGAACTTGAATTCCATGGAGATAACGGTGGAATCTTTGGTTGTGATCCTCCGCTACACGCTTACAACTCTAATGAACTTCAG GCACTTAGCAATGAAAGCCAACATCTTGTAAAGGGAAGTGTGAGTTCTACCACGCCATTGGTGTCCGATATCACAAGCTTGGAGTCAGAAACCTTCAGAGTTGCCACCAAACTCACAACTGAAGAAAGGAAAGAGAAGATCCATAGATActtgaagaaaagaaaagaaagaaatttCAAGAAGAAAATCAAG TACGCATGCCGGAAAACTCTGGCAGATAGCCGGCCACGAGTAAGGGGAAGATTTGCAAAGAACGATGAATTCGGGGAGAACAATAAAAGCAACAGCAACGATACCGATGAAAACGGAAGATCTTTCGAT CAGCTTGTAGTGAAGGATGAAGAACAGAGTTTGGAATCATCGGACATCTTCCCGCATTTAAGTGGATTGAATTCATTCAAATGCAATTATCCGATCCAGTCATGGATTTGA
- the LOC111885975 gene encoding uncharacterized protein LOC111885975 isoform X2, with protein sequence MKNHCTRFEKTFHFVEEQLSSPFNAQMLEFCESDLFQETMQNSEVASSSNCCYEEQSSNPPDIINAATTAATTTANFPLMFEEEIMENDISTPIDLANASHFTNHRYPFSNQDQFDLDLLQNQIPTIIDENNEANARIFSYTNTVLNDQVGPTIGQTQSLSTVCEESGLNSVSPLKFMRLNDCLSRNYSFIDPSINSLECSGIFKGNLFLGNDMPRHELEFHGDNGGIFGCDPPLHAYNSNELQALSNESQHLVKGSVSSTTPLVSDITSLESETFRVATKLTTEERKEKIHRYLKKRKERNFKKKIKYACRKTLADSRPRVRGRFAKNDEFGENNKSNSNDTDENGRSFDLVVKDEEQSLESSDIFPHLSGLNSFKCNYPIQSWI encoded by the exons ATGAAAAACCATTGTACAAGATTTGagaaaacatttcattttgttgAG GAACAATTATCGAGCCCGTTTAATGCTCAAATGTTAGAGTTTTGTGAATCGGATTTGTTTCAAGAAACCATGCAAAACTCTGAAGTTGCTTCGAGTTCAAATTGTTGTTATGAAGAACAATCCTCCAATCCACCGGATATTATCAATGCCGCCACCAcagccgccaccaccaccgccaaCTTCCCTTTGATGTTTGAAGAAGAAATAATGGAAAATGACATTTCTACCCCTATTGATCTCGCAAACGCTTCCCATTTCACCAACCATCGGTACCCTTTTAGTAATCAAGATCAATTTGATCTAGATTTGCTCCAAAACCAAATTCCTACAATAATAGACGAAAACAATGAAGCAAATGCCCGTATTTTTTCATATACTAATACGGTTTTGAATGATCAAGTGGGGCCCACGATTGGACAAACACAATCATTGTCGACTGTTTGTGAAGAAAGCGGTCTAAACTCCGTGTCACCTTTGAAGTTCATGCGGTTGAATGATTGTTTGTCTCGTAATTATTCGTTCATTGATCCATCTATAAATTCATTAGAATGTTCCGGGATTTTCAAAGGGAATTTGTTTTTAGGAAATGACATGCCACGCCATGAACTTGAATTCCATGGAGATAACGGTGGAATCTTTGGTTGTGATCCTCCGCTACACGCTTACAACTCTAATGAACTTCAG GCACTTAGCAATGAAAGCCAACATCTTGTAAAGGGAAGTGTGAGTTCTACCACGCCATTGGTGTCCGATATCACAAGCTTGGAGTCAGAAACCTTCAGAGTTGCCACCAAACTCACAACTGAAGAAAGGAAAGAGAAGATCCATAGATActtgaagaaaagaaaagaaagaaatttCAAGAAGAAAATCAAG TACGCATGCCGGAAAACTCTGGCAGATAGCCGGCCACGAGTAAGGGGAAGATTTGCAAAGAACGATGAATTCGGGGAGAACAATAAAAGCAACAGCAACGATACCGATGAAAACGGAAGATCTTTCGAT CTTGTAGTGAAGGATGAAGAACAGAGTTTGGAATCATCGGACATCTTCCCGCATTTAAGTGGATTGAATTCATTCAAATGCAATTATCCGATCCAGTCATGGATTTGA
- the LOC111885975 gene encoding uncharacterized protein LOC111885975 isoform X3 has protein sequence MKNHCTRFEKTFHFVEEQLSSPFNAQMLEFCESDLFQETMQNSEVASSSNCCYEEQSSNPPDIINAATTAATTTANFPLMFEEEIMENDISTPIDLANASHFTNHRYPFSNQDQFDLDLLQNQIPTIIDENNEANARIFSYTNTVLNDQVGPTIGQTQSLSTVCEESGLNSVSPLKFMRLNDCLSRNDMPRHELEFHGDNGGIFGCDPPLHAYNSNELQALSNESQHLVKGSVSSTTPLVSDITSLESETFRVATKLTTEERKEKIHRYLKKRKERNFKKKIKYACRKTLADSRPRVRGRFAKNDEFGENNKSNSNDTDENGRSFDQLVVKDEEQSLESSDIFPHLSGLNSFKCNYPIQSWI, from the exons ATGAAAAACCATTGTACAAGATTTGagaaaacatttcattttgttgAG GAACAATTATCGAGCCCGTTTAATGCTCAAATGTTAGAGTTTTGTGAATCGGATTTGTTTCAAGAAACCATGCAAAACTCTGAAGTTGCTTCGAGTTCAAATTGTTGTTATGAAGAACAATCCTCCAATCCACCGGATATTATCAATGCCGCCACCAcagccgccaccaccaccgccaaCTTCCCTTTGATGTTTGAAGAAGAAATAATGGAAAATGACATTTCTACCCCTATTGATCTCGCAAACGCTTCCCATTTCACCAACCATCGGTACCCTTTTAGTAATCAAGATCAATTTGATCTAGATTTGCTCCAAAACCAAATTCCTACAATAATAGACGAAAACAATGAAGCAAATGCCCGTATTTTTTCATATACTAATACGGTTTTGAATGATCAAGTGGGGCCCACGATTGGACAAACACAATCATTGTCGACTGTTTGTGAAGAAAGCGGTCTAAACTCCGTGTCACCTTTGAAGTTCATGCGGTTGAATGATTGTTTGTCTC GAAATGACATGCCACGCCATGAACTTGAATTCCATGGAGATAACGGTGGAATCTTTGGTTGTGATCCTCCGCTACACGCTTACAACTCTAATGAACTTCAG GCACTTAGCAATGAAAGCCAACATCTTGTAAAGGGAAGTGTGAGTTCTACCACGCCATTGGTGTCCGATATCACAAGCTTGGAGTCAGAAACCTTCAGAGTTGCCACCAAACTCACAACTGAAGAAAGGAAAGAGAAGATCCATAGATActtgaagaaaagaaaagaaagaaatttCAAGAAGAAAATCAAG TACGCATGCCGGAAAACTCTGGCAGATAGCCGGCCACGAGTAAGGGGAAGATTTGCAAAGAACGATGAATTCGGGGAGAACAATAAAAGCAACAGCAACGATACCGATGAAAACGGAAGATCTTTCGAT CAGCTTGTAGTGAAGGATGAAGAACAGAGTTTGGAATCATCGGACATCTTCCCGCATTTAAGTGGATTGAATTCATTCAAATGCAATTATCCGATCCAGTCATGGATTTGA